A part of Micromonospora chersina genomic DNA contains:
- a CDS encoding PP2C family protein-serine/threonine phosphatase has translation MSATDSWHRALADLAERSHRVPPDAVPSAVTAAVRDLGVTVTTYVVDVEQELLRPLPEPGRPLPDPLPIDTSLPGRAYSEVRVRTGQDGRLWVPVVNGTERLGLLEVRLPAGADPDDPALRDGCRKIAGLVGHLVTSKSSYGDGLQRVRRSEPMAVSAELLWQQLPPLTFAIDTVVVSAILEPCYEVGGDAFDYALDGGRLALAVLDGVGHGLPATLTTSVALAALRAARRTGGGLAEQVAAVDAALLSQWRDGRFVTAVLAEVEVDTGLVRYVNAGHPAPVLLRRGRAVRALTGGRRPPLGLNLPGGEPGEARLEPEDRLLLYTDGVTEARDATGEMFGLPRLADLAERHIGSELPAAETLRRLSRAVATHRGTASQDDASMVLVEWSGAAAARMEP, from the coding sequence CCTCGGCGTGACGGTCACCACGTACGTGGTGGACGTGGAGCAGGAGCTGCTGCGCCCGCTCCCCGAGCCGGGTCGGCCGCTGCCGGATCCACTGCCGATCGACACCAGCCTGCCCGGGCGCGCCTACAGCGAGGTGCGGGTGCGCACCGGGCAGGACGGCCGGCTCTGGGTTCCGGTGGTCAACGGCACCGAGCGGCTCGGCCTGCTGGAGGTCCGGCTGCCGGCCGGTGCGGACCCGGACGATCCCGCGCTCCGGGACGGCTGCCGGAAGATCGCGGGCCTGGTCGGGCACCTGGTGACCAGCAAGTCCTCGTACGGCGACGGCCTCCAGCGCGTCCGCCGCAGCGAGCCCATGGCGGTCTCCGCCGAGCTGCTCTGGCAGCAGCTGCCCCCGCTCACCTTCGCCATCGACACGGTCGTGGTCAGCGCGATCCTGGAGCCCTGTTACGAGGTGGGCGGGGACGCGTTCGACTACGCGCTGGACGGCGGCCGGCTCGCGCTCGCGGTGCTGGACGGGGTCGGGCACGGGCTGCCCGCGACCTTGACCACCTCGGTGGCGCTCGCCGCCCTGCGGGCCGCCCGGCGCACCGGCGGCGGGCTCGCCGAGCAGGTCGCCGCTGTCGACGCGGCCCTGCTCAGCCAGTGGCGGGACGGGCGGTTCGTGACCGCCGTCCTGGCCGAGGTCGAGGTCGACACCGGGCTGGTCCGGTACGTCAACGCCGGCCATCCCGCCCCGGTGCTGCTGCGCCGGGGACGGGCGGTGCGGGCCCTGACCGGCGGCCGGCGCCCGCCGCTCGGACTGAACCTGCCCGGTGGCGAGCCGGGCGAGGCCCGACTGGAGCCGGAGGACCGGCTGCTGCTCTACACCGACGGCGTGACCGAGGCCCGCGACGCGACCGGGGAGATGTTCGGTCTGCCCCGGCTGGCCGATCTGGCCGAGCGGCACATCGGCTCGGAGCTGCCGGCGGCGGAGACGCTGCGCCGGCTGAGCCGCGCCGTGGCCACGCACCGCGGCACCGCCTCCCAAGACGACGCCAGCATGGTGCTGGTGGAGTGGTCCGGCGCGGCGGCGGCCCGGATGGAGCCCTGA
- a CDS encoding STAS domain-containing protein, translating into MEIGTRDAGAGRLVLSPVGDLDMAGTPAFDRALDGVLDRPGLLEVVVDLGGVAFLDSTGVAALLRGAAEAVGRGATLRVADPQPLVARVLRITAVDVLLGWPGGRDDDGTAVEPGWRRLR; encoded by the coding sequence ATGGAGATCGGTACGCGGGACGCGGGGGCGGGCCGGCTGGTCCTCAGCCCGGTCGGCGACCTCGACATGGCCGGGACGCCGGCGTTCGACCGGGCGCTCGACGGCGTGCTGGACCGGCCGGGCCTGCTGGAGGTCGTGGTCGACCTCGGCGGTGTCGCCTTCCTCGACTCGACCGGGGTGGCCGCCCTGCTGCGCGGCGCCGCGGAGGCGGTCGGCCGCGGCGCCACACTCCGGGTGGCCGATCCTCAGCCCCTGGTCGCCCGGGTGCTGCGGATCACCGCGGTCGACGTCCTGCTCGGCTGGCCGGGCGGACGGGACGACGACGGCACCGCCGTGGAACCCGGCTGGCGCCGCCTCCGCTGA
- a CDS encoding thiol-disulfide oxidoreductase DCC family protein, translated as MTLAPGGRPTDPTGHGAGGIRGFTVLYDAHCPLCRAARQWLASRAQLVPLEFVPAGSAEARRRFPGLDHDATLRDLTVVADTGAVYAGDGAWFACLWALADHRGTAERLARPHLLPLARRMVTTASAVRELVREPRPDPGYGDDDDRADCADDRCGRPEHRGDRPG; from the coding sequence ATGACGCTCGCCCCGGGCGGGCGCCCGACGGATCCCACCGGGCACGGGGCCGGTGGGATCCGCGGGTTCACCGTCCTCTACGACGCGCACTGCCCGCTCTGCCGGGCCGCCCGGCAGTGGCTCGCGTCGCGCGCCCAGCTCGTACCCCTGGAGTTCGTGCCGGCCGGCTCGGCGGAGGCCCGGCGGCGCTTCCCCGGGCTCGACCACGACGCCACGCTGCGGGACCTCACCGTGGTGGCCGACACCGGCGCGGTCTACGCGGGCGACGGCGCCTGGTTCGCCTGCCTCTGGGCCCTGGCCGACCACCGCGGGACGGCCGAGCGGCTGGCCCGCCCGCACCTGCTGCCGCTGGCCCGGCGGATGGTGACGACCGCCTCCGCGGTACGTGAGCTGGTCCGGGAACCCCGGCCGGACCCGGGATACGGTGACGACGATGACCGAGCAGACTGCGCCGACGACCGCTGCGGACGGCCCGAGCACCGGGGCGACCGCCCGGGGTGA
- a CDS encoding TetR/AcrR family transcriptional regulator, translating into MTEQTAPTTAADGPSTGATARGEQTRQLILDTAMRLFRERGYARTTMRAIAQEAGVAVGNAYYYFGSKEHLIQEFYADTQREHQQVAAPALARERDLAARLAAVLHAGVDVLTPYHSFAASFFKTAAEPTSPLSPFSAESSGAREASVALFREVLEGSTTKVDAELREPLPELLWLGYMGVVLYWVHDRSPGQAKTRQLIDGAVPLVDRLVGLSRLRVLRPVTRQVVALIHTLRH; encoded by the coding sequence ATGACCGAGCAGACTGCGCCGACGACCGCTGCGGACGGCCCGAGCACCGGGGCGACCGCCCGGGGTGAGCAGACCCGCCAGCTGATCCTGGACACCGCCATGCGGCTGTTCCGCGAGCGGGGGTACGCGCGCACCACCATGCGCGCCATCGCCCAGGAGGCCGGCGTGGCGGTGGGCAACGCCTACTACTACTTCGGCTCCAAGGAACACCTGATCCAGGAGTTCTACGCGGACACCCAGCGCGAACACCAGCAGGTGGCGGCGCCCGCGCTGGCCCGCGAGCGGGACCTCGCCGCCCGGCTGGCCGCCGTGCTGCACGCCGGGGTGGACGTGCTGACGCCGTACCACTCGTTCGCCGCCAGCTTCTTCAAGACGGCGGCCGAGCCCACCTCGCCGCTCAGCCCGTTCTCGGCCGAGTCGTCCGGCGCGCGGGAGGCGTCGGTCGCGCTCTTCCGCGAGGTGCTGGAGGGCTCGACCACCAAGGTCGACGCCGAGCTGCGCGAACCCCTGCCGGAGCTGCTCTGGCTCGGCTACATGGGCGTGGTCCTCTACTGGGTGCACGACCGCTCCCCCGGCCAGGCCAAGACCCGCCAGCTCATCGACGGCGCGGTCCCGCTCGTCGACCGGCTGGTGGGGCTGTCCCGGCTCCGGGTGCTGCGCCCCGTGACGCGCCAGGTGGTCGCCTTGATCCACACGTTGCGTCACTGA
- a CDS encoding GNAT family N-acetyltransferase, with amino-acid sequence MLDRRLFLHLATWLGQWPAGPGLHVVRSHRRARPAWDGRLRPAIAVASPECALLSVPPDRAAAIRELVRERPDGSLLPALPAAVGTPEFTTHAGQFRWSTAPAPLPDVGEWVAPTTPGLPPWLRLFDREVLVVRDADGAYQAGAGIKRHDAYGHELAVGTAPAARGRGLARRLVAQAARRVLDEGAVPTYLHNHDNHASARVAEAAGFPDRGWTSYGVFPR; translated from the coding sequence GTGCTCGACCGGCGATTGTTCCTGCACCTGGCGACCTGGTTGGGGCAGTGGCCGGCCGGTCCCGGGCTGCACGTGGTCCGGTCGCACCGGCGGGCCCGCCCGGCCTGGGACGGCCGGCTGCGCCCGGCCATCGCGGTCGCCTCACCGGAGTGCGCGCTCCTGTCGGTGCCGCCGGACCGGGCCGCCGCGATCCGGGAGCTGGTCCGGGAGCGGCCCGACGGCAGCCTGCTGCCCGCCCTCCCGGCGGCGGTCGGCACGCCGGAGTTCACCACCCACGCCGGGCAGTTCCGGTGGAGCACCGCCCCGGCGCCGCTGCCGGACGTCGGCGAGTGGGTCGCGCCCACCACGCCCGGGCTGCCGCCGTGGTTGCGGCTGTTCGACCGGGAGGTGCTGGTGGTCCGGGACGCCGACGGGGCGTACCAGGCGGGCGCGGGGATCAAGCGGCACGACGCGTACGGCCACGAGCTGGCGGTGGGCACGGCGCCGGCGGCGCGGGGGCGCGGGCTGGCCCGGCGGCTGGTCGCCCAGGCGGCGCGGCGGGTGCTGGACGAGGGCGCGGTCCCCACCTACCTGCACAACCACGACAACCACGCCTCGGCGCGGGTGGCCGAGGCGGCCGGCTTCCCGGACCGGGGCTGGACCTCGTACGGGGTCTTCCCGCGGTGA
- a CDS encoding response regulator transcription factor, which yields MAQRVLVVDDDRTVADVVCRYLEHAGYEVGHVGDGAAALAAVSRQPPQLVVLDLMLPVLDGLEVCRRLRERPDGVPIVMLTARGDEADRILGLQLGADDYLSKPFSPRELVLRVRSVLRRAGGDPTGVPPELLTDGGLEVATGPRVARLHGRELTLTLREFDLLAHLMRHPARAFRRAELLERVWGWRFGDQSTVTVHVRRLREKIEADPAAPRRIVTVWGVGYRYEPADA from the coding sequence GTGGCGCAACGGGTGCTGGTGGTCGACGACGACCGGACGGTCGCCGACGTGGTCTGCCGCTACCTGGAGCACGCCGGCTACGAGGTCGGCCACGTCGGGGACGGGGCCGCCGCGCTGGCCGCCGTGTCCCGCCAGCCGCCACAGCTCGTCGTGCTCGACCTCATGCTGCCGGTGCTGGACGGGCTGGAGGTCTGCCGGCGGCTGCGGGAGCGGCCGGACGGCGTACCCATCGTCATGCTCACCGCCCGCGGCGACGAGGCGGACCGGATCCTCGGCCTGCAACTGGGCGCGGACGACTACCTGAGCAAGCCCTTCTCCCCCCGTGAGCTGGTGCTGCGGGTCCGCTCGGTGCTGCGCCGGGCCGGCGGCGACCCGACCGGCGTACCCCCGGAACTGCTCACCGACGGCGGCCTGGAGGTGGCGACCGGCCCCCGGGTGGCCCGGCTGCACGGCCGGGAGCTGACCCTGACCCTGCGCGAGTTCGACCTGCTGGCGCACCTCATGCGGCACCCGGCGCGGGCGTTCCGCCGGGCCGAGCTGCTGGAGCGGGTCTGGGGGTGGCGCTTCGGCGACCAGTCGACGGTGACGGTGCACGTGCGACGGCTCCGGGAGAAGATCGAGGCCGACCCGGCCGCGCCCCGCCGGATCGTCACCGTCTGGGGCGTCGGCTACCGGTACGAGCCGGCCGATGCGTGA
- a CDS encoding sensor histidine kinase → MRDLALIFGAALVAALAVGLAGAVALRALRGRSITVHISVLLAMTVGAVAAGVAVVAEAMFLSPHDLEVVLTTVSAAAVVSLAVGWLFGRRLAAAAVWADQARERERRIEKGRRDLVAWVSHDLRTPLAGLRAMAEALEDGVVDDPATVAEYHRRIRVETDRMTRLVDDLFELSRINAGALRLSLSAVPLGDVVSDALAGTAPLAAARRIRLLAPESGWPTVTASEPELARVVGNLLLNAIRYTPDDGTVRVDAGRDADTAWLAVADTCGGIPERDLPRVFDVAFRGEPARTPRAADDGGSGGLGLAIVRGLIEAHGGRVDVQNISDGCRFVVRLPATGT, encoded by the coding sequence ATGCGTGACCTCGCGCTGATTTTCGGGGCGGCCCTGGTCGCGGCGCTCGCCGTCGGGCTGGCCGGCGCCGTGGCGCTGCGGGCGCTGCGCGGCCGGTCGATCACCGTGCACATCTCCGTGCTGCTCGCCATGACGGTCGGCGCCGTGGCGGCCGGCGTGGCGGTGGTCGCCGAGGCGATGTTCCTCTCCCCACACGACCTCGAGGTGGTGCTGACCACGGTGTCCGCCGCCGCCGTGGTGAGCCTCGCCGTCGGCTGGCTGTTCGGTCGCCGGCTGGCCGCCGCGGCCGTCTGGGCCGACCAGGCGCGGGAGCGGGAACGCCGGATCGAGAAGGGACGCCGCGACCTGGTCGCCTGGGTCTCGCACGATCTGCGCACCCCGCTCGCCGGGCTGCGGGCGATGGCCGAGGCCCTGGAGGACGGGGTGGTGGACGACCCGGCGACGGTGGCCGAGTACCACCGCCGGATCCGGGTGGAGACCGACCGGATGACCCGGCTCGTCGACGACCTGTTCGAACTGTCCCGGATCAACGCGGGCGCGCTACGGCTGTCGCTGTCCGCGGTGCCGCTCGGCGACGTGGTCTCCGACGCCCTCGCCGGCACGGCGCCGCTCGCCGCCGCGCGCCGGATCCGGCTCCTCGCCCCCGAGTCGGGCTGGCCGACGGTGACCGCCAGCGAGCCGGAGCTGGCCCGGGTGGTGGGGAACCTGCTGCTCAACGCGATCCGCTACACCCCGGATGACGGCACCGTCCGGGTGGACGCCGGCCGGGACGCCGACACCGCCTGGCTGGCCGTCGCGGACACCTGCGGCGGGATCCCCGAGCGCGACCTGCCCCGGGTCTTCGACGTGGCGTTCCGGGGCGAGCCGGCGCGGACCCCGCGCGCCGCCGACGACGGCGGTTCGGGCGGTCTGGGGCTGGCCATCGTGCGCGGGCTGATTGAGGCGCACGGCGGGCGGGTAGATGTCCAGAACATCAGCGACGGCTGCCGGTTCGTGGTCCGGTTGCCGGCCACGGGAACCTGA
- a CDS encoding DNA repair protein, with protein MPNQPNDRYQQDAEQRWQAVEAAGRFPAQADYRGARRGSLSWAELNALPAGASTRRGLTAR; from the coding sequence ATGCCGAATCAGCCGAATGACCGGTACCAGCAGGACGCCGAGCAGCGCTGGCAGGCCGTCGAGGCCGCCGGGCGGTTCCCGGCCCAGGCCGACTACCGGGGGGCCCGGCGCGGGTCGCTCTCCTGGGCGGAGCTGAACGCGCTGCCCGCCGGCGCCTCCACCCGGCGCGGCCTCACCGCCCGCTGA
- a CDS encoding Clp protease N-terminal domain-containing protein, giving the protein MEETEPLKMNHPVRLDDLIDGIKKAHTDALDQLADAVLVADHLGDVADHLIGHFVDQARRSGASWTEIGRSMGVSKQAAQKRSAAKAETAAALDPNAGFGRFTPRARNVVLSSQEEARAAGNAEITPGHVALGLLAEPEGLAAALIVARGVPLERLREVVTATLPAKADQVPDLIPYDARAKKVLELTFREALRLGHNYVGTEHILLALLEEEGGDGVLTGLGLEKAALESAVEGALAEITRKRA; this is encoded by the coding sequence ATGGAGGAGACAGAGCCGCTGAAGATGAACCACCCGGTACGCCTCGACGACCTGATCGACGGCATCAAGAAGGCGCACACGGACGCCCTCGACCAGCTCGCCGACGCCGTCCTGGTCGCCGACCACCTGGGCGACGTCGCCGACCACCTGATCGGGCACTTCGTCGACCAGGCCCGCCGGTCGGGGGCCTCCTGGACGGAGATCGGCCGCAGCATGGGGGTGAGCAAGCAGGCCGCCCAGAAGCGGTCCGCCGCGAAGGCCGAGACGGCCGCCGCGCTCGACCCGAACGCCGGCTTCGGCCGGTTCACCCCGCGGGCCCGCAACGTCGTGTTGTCCTCACAGGAGGAGGCGCGCGCCGCCGGGAACGCCGAGATAACGCCGGGGCACGTCGCCCTCGGCCTGCTCGCCGAGCCCGAGGGCCTGGCGGCGGCGCTGATCGTGGCTCGGGGCGTACCCCTGGAGCGGCTGCGGGAGGTCGTCACCGCGACCCTGCCGGCGAAGGCCGACCAGGTCCCGGACCTCATCCCCTATGACGCGCGGGCCAAGAAGGTCCTGGAGCTGACCTTCCGGGAGGCGCTGCGGCTGGGCCACAACTACGTCGGCACCGAGCACATCCTGCTGGCCCTGCTCGAGGAGGAGGGCGGCGACGGCGTGCTCACCGGGCTCGGGCTGGAGAAGGCGGCCCTGGAGTCCGCGGTCGAGGGCGCCCTGGCCGAGATCACCCGCAAGCGGGCCTGA
- a CDS encoding L,D-transpeptidase, whose amino-acid sequence MGRFARTGAMVGVLVLTASLALTGCGDDQKKPAFVAGAQQGDGVPTTSPDTTGDPSEPALPALAVSPADGSDKRPVSTEISARIPGGGKVSKVVLTAADGATVAGRLRRDGSSWVPSAPLKYATRYTATVTGTGTDGQTRQGSSSFTTMAKPKSMIGSGLYMFSGKTYGVAMPVVAEFSPGIPKKDRAAVQKRMFVQTDPPQPGAWHWLYNGTQAYYRAPEYWKPGTTITVRLALAGIPLSNGRYGNVDRSATAKIGRAFEMKVDNATKQMTVYENGAVVRTLPVSLGKKSTPSSSGTMVVMEKKESTVFDTRDEPDPDNQYVTKIDFAQRLTWGGEYIHAAPWSEGVQGRANVSHGCVNVSMANGRWLFGKTLVGDPITVRGTERRLEPGNGWTAWSMSWSQFVEGSALPVPEGGQGSPF is encoded by the coding sequence ATGGGCAGGTTCGCGCGGACCGGGGCGATGGTGGGCGTCCTGGTCCTCACGGCGTCGCTGGCACTGACCGGGTGCGGCGACGACCAGAAGAAGCCGGCGTTCGTGGCCGGCGCGCAGCAGGGCGACGGGGTCCCGACCACGTCGCCGGACACGACGGGCGACCCGAGCGAGCCCGCCCTGCCGGCGTTGGCGGTGAGCCCCGCCGACGGGTCCGACAAGCGGCCGGTCAGCACCGAGATCAGCGCCCGGATCCCGGGTGGCGGCAAGGTGTCGAAGGTCGTCCTCACCGCCGCCGACGGCGCCACCGTCGCCGGCCGGCTGCGCCGGGACGGCTCGTCGTGGGTGCCGTCGGCCCCGCTGAAGTACGCGACCAGGTACACCGCCACGGTCACGGGCACCGGCACGGACGGCCAGACCCGGCAGGGCAGCAGCAGCTTCACCACGATGGCCAAGCCGAAGTCGATGATCGGCTCGGGGCTCTACATGTTCAGCGGCAAGACGTACGGGGTGGCCATGCCGGTGGTCGCCGAGTTCTCGCCGGGCATCCCGAAGAAGGACCGCGCCGCGGTGCAGAAGCGGATGTTCGTGCAGACCGACCCGCCGCAGCCGGGCGCCTGGCACTGGCTCTACAACGGCACGCAGGCCTACTACCGAGCACCTGAGTACTGGAAGCCGGGCACCACGATCACCGTCCGGCTGGCGCTGGCCGGGATCCCGCTGAGCAACGGCCGCTACGGCAACGTCGACCGCAGCGCCACCGCCAAGATCGGCCGCGCGTTCGAGATGAAGGTCGACAACGCGACCAAGCAGATGACGGTGTACGAGAACGGCGCGGTGGTCCGCACCCTGCCCGTGAGCCTCGGCAAGAAGAGCACTCCCTCCTCCAGCGGCACCATGGTGGTGATGGAGAAGAAGGAGTCCACGGTCTTCGACACCCGCGACGAGCCGGATCCCGACAACCAGTACGTCACCAAGATCGACTTCGCGCAGCGGCTCACCTGGGGCGGCGAGTACATCCACGCGGCGCCCTGGTCGGAGGGGGTGCAGGGCCGGGCGAACGTCTCGCACGGCTGCGTCAACGTCTCGATGGCGAACGGCCGGTGGCTCTTCGGCAAGACGCTTGTCGGCGACCCCATCACGGTGCGGGGCACGGAGCGGCGGCTGGAGCCGGGCAACGGCTGGACGGCTTGGAGCATGAGCTGGTCGCAGTTCGTCGAGGGCAGCGCCCTGCCGGTGCCGGAGGGCGGCCAGGGTTCGCCCTTCTGA
- a CDS encoding L,D-transpeptidase — protein sequence MRASQDELIRGGTARRGGRRRVFAAAVLAAAMALTGCTGSGGDDKPSSWQGGGEKGPKASATITEPAADAKDVPASTAVTFTTKEAEETTVELKDSAGKVVEGQLAKDGKSWLPDGALAYGETYTATVTATGDDGKPATATSTFTTMAKPGKQIRVTSFLGDNQVVGVAMPLIVKFGRAIPEDYRDDLQRRMTVTAKPAQEGIWHWVSPTEVRYRPKEFWKANSTVTYKVQAGGLPLGDGWYGRSDLTVDIKIGPSFVMTVDNRTKKMTVTRDGQVIKTILVSLGKKTTPSSSGTMVVIEKLRHTVFDTMEELGPEEGYRTEIDYAQRLTWGGEFIHAAPWSEGVQGRTNVSHGCVNVSMKDGNWLFANTRIGDPITVKGTERKLQNGNGWTDWNMSWDEYVKGSAVPYEPPAEPGDDTSPSADEPSVEPTP from the coding sequence ATGCGAGCTAGCCAGGACGAGCTGATCCGGGGCGGGACCGCCCGGCGCGGCGGGCGACGCCGCGTGTTCGCGGCGGCGGTGCTCGCCGCCGCCATGGCCCTGACCGGCTGCACCGGCAGCGGCGGCGACGACAAGCCGTCGAGCTGGCAGGGTGGCGGGGAGAAGGGCCCGAAGGCGTCGGCCACCATCACCGAGCCCGCGGCCGACGCCAAGGACGTGCCGGCCTCCACCGCCGTCACCTTCACCACGAAGGAGGCGGAGGAGACCACCGTCGAGCTGAAGGACTCCGCCGGCAAGGTCGTCGAGGGCCAGCTCGCCAAGGACGGGAAGAGCTGGCTGCCGGACGGCGCGCTGGCCTACGGCGAGACCTACACCGCGACGGTGACCGCGACGGGCGACGACGGCAAGCCGGCCACCGCCACGAGCACCTTCACCACCATGGCCAAGCCGGGCAAGCAGATCCGGGTCACCAGCTTCCTCGGCGACAACCAGGTCGTCGGGGTGGCCATGCCGCTGATCGTCAAGTTCGGCCGGGCCATCCCGGAGGACTACCGCGACGACCTCCAGCGCCGCATGACGGTCACCGCGAAGCCCGCCCAGGAGGGCATCTGGCACTGGGTCAGCCCGACCGAGGTGCGCTACCGGCCGAAGGAGTTCTGGAAGGCCAACAGCACGGTCACCTACAAGGTGCAGGCGGGTGGGCTGCCGCTCGGCGACGGCTGGTACGGGCGTTCCGACCTCACCGTCGACATCAAGATCGGCCCGTCGTTCGTGATGACCGTCGACAACCGCACCAAGAAGATGACGGTCACCAGGGACGGCCAGGTGATCAAGACGATCCTGGTGAGCCTCGGCAAGAAGACCACCCCGTCGTCCAGCGGCACCATGGTGGTGATCGAGAAGCTCCGCCACACGGTCTTCGACACCATGGAGGAGCTGGGCCCGGAGGAGGGCTACCGCACCGAGATCGACTACGCCCAGCGGCTCACCTGGGGCGGCGAGTTCATCCACGCCGCGCCCTGGTCCGAGGGTGTGCAGGGCAGGACGAACGTCTCGCACGGCTGCGTGAACGTCTCGATGAAGGACGGCAACTGGCTCTTCGCCAACACCCGCATCGGCGACCCGATCACGGTGAAGGGCACCGAGCGCAAGCTCCAGAACGGCAACGGCTGGACCGACTGGAACATGAGCTGGGACGAGTACGTCAAGGGCAGCGCCGTGCCGTACGAGCCGCCGGCCGAGCCGGGCGACGACACCAGCCCGAGCGCGGACGAGCCGAGCGTCGAGCCGACCCCCTGA